The DNA sequence GAGATGAAAATTCAAAGTTTGAAGAGGAGCATACTTGCTCCGATGTAGTAACTACacataatggaaaaaataacaacattgaaaatgaagaagaagaaaagatAGAGGAAGACATTTCTACAAATAAAGAAGAGGATATTATAAAGTTGtacttattaatttatagTGAGAACGGGAgaattttgatatattttgtgGACTATTTAAATCTAGCTGATTTTAAATTTGGTTTTGTAGGGTTTAGTAACAACCCAATTGCATTTATGCATTTGCCATTTAaagcaatatatatatataacatatctgaattatatgaaaaaagagtaataaaacaaaaaaaaattattcaaaaaaaaaaaaaattatcttctAATTATTGTAAATACATGGAGCATATAATCaataaagaaatttatattaatagtaatCTTTTTATTGATACAGTTTTAATGAATGAAGGTACAGTTAGCATATATACCATCCAAATTCATAATAATCTTTTACTTGAATGTGAAAATAATATGGAGCCTACGGTTATCAATGTTGTAAATTGCAGTAATAAAGTTGTGGCAGtaaaaaaagcaataaataatgagaataaaaatgatgaaataaaaaaaattataaatgagTCCAAATATTCTTGTTATTCGGATAGTGATTCATATATAGATAGTGATATTACATGGACAAACAGTGACAAAagtgatgatgatgatgataatgataattctTTGTACAATGTTAATATTGATTCTCATGTGGGAGAAGATAATTTgaataattatgaacattcgggaaaaatggaaaaaacaaaaaacattGGCAGTTCTAGTAGTATTAGTAATGCACTTAGCCAAAACAAACAAAGCCTATTATCTGAAATAGATcattatgataatataaaaaaggagcaAGATAATTTTACTCATAACATAGCTGATAAGGATAATAGTAATGATAACATTAATAATGTGGGTAATAACAATGacagtaataatattgaaaataataataatgagaataataatattgaaagtaataacaatgagaatgttaataatgaaagtaataacaatgagaatattaataatgtgggtaataataattacagtAATCATAATGAGAATGTTAATAatgaaagtaataataatgagaatgttaataatgaaaataataataatgagaatgttaataatgaaagtaataacaatgagaatgttaataatgaaagtaataataatgagaatgttaataatgaaaataataataatgagaatgttaataatgaaagtaataataatgagaatgttaataatgaaagtaataataatgagaatgttaataatgaaagtaataataatgagaatgttaataatgaaagtaataacaatgagaatattaataatgtgggtaataataattacagtAATCATAATGAGAATGTTAATAatgaaagtaataataatgagaatgttaataataatgaaagtaataacaatgagaatattaataatgtgggtaataataattacagtaataataatgagaatgttaataatgtgggtaataataattacagtaataataatgagaatgttaataatgtgggtaataataattacagtaataataatgagaatgttaataatgtgggtaataataattacagtaataataatgagaatgttaataatgtgggtaataataattacagtaataataatgagaatgttaataatgaaagtaataataatgagaataataataataatgaggataataataatgacagTAATGATTATGGTAGTAATATagatgataaaataattgaggaaaaggaagaaatagATCAAGATAAAAGGAAGGGAAAATGTAACGGAAATATCTATACAATTGAACAGTTAAAAATGGGTCAGAAAAATGAAGAGACtctagaaaataatatagaatgtgaaataaaagaaaatgctTCGAAAAACCAGAGTTTGTTATATTTGACACATCACAAGAACTCAAGTAATGATTCATGTATCTCTACACCTTCATCAGTAAATagcataaaattaaagacGTCCACTTTTGAAGTAAACCAGCAGAGCGCGAAACAGATAAGCGAAAACGGGGATGAAGAAGCAGAAAAAGTAGTAGAAAATgaattagaaaaagaaaaggaagtTTATGAGATTTATGATAAAGAAGGTGCCCATATGGAAAAACATCCAAAAGTGAATGAAGACcaggaaaaaaatgagaatttAGAAGTAAATGTAGACCCCGAAATGAATGAACCACAACACGACAGCATTAGGCAGAATGATATGACAGAAGGCAATAAAGTGAAAGATGGTGGTGATATACAAACATGCAATGAAAATGTAGAATTAAAGGGAGAAAAGGAAATGAATCAAACAAATTTTGTTGCTGTTGATACAGAAAAAGGAGTGGGGGACCAAAAtgaatttaatgaaaataatgaagaggaatttgataaaaatgtagaacaaaagaaaaagaaaaaaagaaaaaagggaaaagacaaaaaaatagaaagtaTAGAAAAGGAAGATGTGGAAGAAGAAACTacagaagaaaagaaaaaaaagaaaaaaaagaaaaaggcaAGAATAGAGGACAATATTTTAGTCgataaaaaagaacagaGTGATAAACATGATGGtattaataatgatgattCTGAAAAACatttgaataataaattacataataatgatttaataaattcTAATAACAACCTTTTAGTATTATCATCAATGATTAAActttatttatcattaagAAAATATGGTGCACTATTTAGTTTACTTTGTGTATCAGGTaagaaacaaattaaaagCACTGTTAAGAATAtagggaaaaaatattccattAAATTACTAGAATATCTTTTAAACACACTAATGAGAAATACATATGCTCTTGTTCCTTTTTATAAGTggattaaatgtatatgtaaagtATATAAAGATTCTCTGAAAGGGAGAAAACATCGTTCTTTAGTTActaaaataacaaatgttGCAGACAAATATGTGAGAaatgaacatataataaatctCGTTGTAGACAAAATTAGTTGTACTGTTGACagtataatgaaaaataaaattttggaaaataCAGAAATTCTTAATTATAGAGATGGGACTATCatgaaatgaaaatttgtaaaaaaaacttttcaataaaataataatattatgtaaaaaatgttattttttggaagtagtaattttttcatttaatttagaCCTGTGTGTATATAACgctacatatatgtatttaaatatgtctttgttgttatatgtataagttcatatgtgtatatgttcacatgtgtatatgttcatatgtgtatatgttcatatgtgtatatgttcatatgtgtatatgttcatatgtgtatatgttcatatgtgTATAAGTGTAAATTGGCATaacatgtatacatttatatgcatacacgATGATAGAacgaaaagtaaaaaatttaagttgtgtttttgatataaataaaaatatacatataagtacatacgtatatacatatatatatgtacacatatatatatgtatatatatatctacttatgtatatatatatatatccgtATAAATTTACTTACCAAAACATCTTTAAGTTTCGTGAGAATCTGTTTTATCTCAGTTATTAAGAAAACCGtccaatttttattatttcaataCGCATAATTATGAACACTGTTTGTTGACAAAATTGcagaacaaaaaagaaaaaaaaaattatatatatgtacatatatgtatacatgtaatCCCCTTGGCATAATTTGTGcacaattaaaaataaaaaataaaatatgttttaattataaatttatattttacataaatttttgtttttcatgcAATTTTATGTAACCACTTTgccttttattaaataaatgcgTAATATTAgcattcttttttcctttttttttttttttttttcttttctttgttaaaataataatttatattttgccaAAAGAAATTTTTCTAAAGCGCAAACatctttaatatatgaaaaaaaaaatatgaaaaacagATTCAATAATGCTAATAGTTGTACtattataaaagtataacACAATTTCTTAAGCCATATTACACACATCAGTTATTgttaatatgcatatttatgtttgtatgtacaattatttacgtttgtacatttattcacgtatatatgtgtatgtaattgattttttttttttttccctgttttaaaagtattaatGGGTGAATAAATGGACAAATTAACGGACTCGttaacaaatgaaaatatgaatgAAGTTTTTATTTCCTACAATGATATGAGTactaattcttttttacctGAACATAAATATGATGAGCTGTTCTgctcctttttttatgtataaataacaagattatttatttttttaattctgtAGTACAAGACAATGCAAGTGAAACATGTGTGGAATCGTACCAAgatttaaatgaatttttagaaaattcGGATGAATCCAATTTCCAGTATTCAAATGAAAGCGAAAATTCAAGTATTTATAACACTTATTCTACAGATGAAAAACATATTCCAATTTACTCTTATGTTAGTAATAATTtcataacaaaaaaagagagaaaatataaaaaatgttatacagctagttttataaataatatgaacaggtcagaaaaaaaaaaaaaatgcattaaaTTGACATACTctgaagaatatatattgtatatacaaatatgtatgtatttatgcacATCTAAATATCTTACCTATTaaaattccttttattttatacttgaAAGTGTTGAGAACTTCCCGTTCAAAAGTTATGGAAACATGATCACTGGTACAGATAAAACAAAGTAAGTCttcctttaaaattttttttgtttgtccgtatttacataaattctGCGTgtgcaaaaagaaaaaaaaaaaaaaaaaaggaaacgaTGCACTTATACGTAAAACTCTTAGATTCGATATGTAcgaaaaataattgaaattgttctaaaagtaaaaaaacacacacaatattatgtacatatacataacatGTTAGAAAAATAGACAATTTTCAATGGAAACCTTTAGGGAAGAACGTTCCCGAAATTTCGTTGTTAAATATGTCTTATAAAAAGGCCTGGGATATAGGAAAAGAaggtataaaaaaacaaatatgaaGAGGTGCGcacatatagatatagacataagtatatgtatatatatatatatatatttatatgtacggAATATTTTGTGGAATGGCTATCGTCCTCctgtaaattatttaaaatgtgaAGAAGCGATGAACAACTTtgattttttgtttttattaggTTGTAATGGATtgcttattaaaaatatatttgaaagttataagaaaaaaaaattgcactACATCGTGTTAGACGGCACTAATATAGGTACTATTCAAAATTAGAAACTAAAACCATATCTGAAAAAGagtacttaattttttaattaaacaaTTATGCGGATGCGTaagttaatatatacaatatatatatatataatatatatatatatatatatatatatatatatatatatattatgtatatgtacatatgcatattgGTCAATTTTGCATTTAACTCCacattctattttatttggtaattttattttaaacgTATAAATGTGTATAGTAACTGCTAATGTGATACCTCCTATATATAATctgtgttaatttttttagaaaattttttaacagtGTACTCTCATACATATCAGGAAACTATAAAGGGTGTAAACCCCAGTGTATTGAAACAGTTCAGGTAAAtagcataaaaaatatttttcctaaaataatatggaaatatttaaataaataaatatatatatatatatatatgtgcatttgtatatgtattttttttttttttttttgtttcttaaAATGCAGTTTTTATGATATAGAAGACgcctattttatatatgatattaagAGCATTCACATATTCAGAAAGATGAAAcacaaagaaaaagagaaaacaGTTATCTTAAAAGGATTGAAcgacaatttttttaacgcCATTTTAGTGTGTATGAAtgaaataatacattatttaaattttgttaacTTCAAAAGAATGATGAATAAATctaatacaaaaaagaaaaaaaatgaagaattagATGAGACAACTTATTTCGTTAAATCGGCtagaaatgaaaataatgtttataataataatataaaagatgtGATatcttataataaaaaaaaaaagaagataaatgatacatatataaatggagAAAGCAATAATAAGAATTGTGAGAATAATATTGTAAATCTCGGTAACAAGAACATTAATTGtaataaagaaaacaaaaatgatttCCCCACAATTTTATCATCTAATAATATTGAAGAATTTggttatgaatatataaaagatataataaaaaatgaagaaaaaaaattatatgaaactGACAAAATGTACATTAATAGCAATGATGAATACTCATCTCATACATCCGACAGCATGTCACAGTAAtcttcataaaatttttatataatagcaTATTAAGTTAAATATGagcttaaaataaaaaatagtccTAATAACAACCTGAATAAGGCATGATTTATTCTGCTTTTTATATTAGCATGCCTAAGGattttctaatttaataTCAACGAAAAAGCAATTACAACATTAGAAAGGGAGTGTGTGCAGAATAAAATTCTTGCAAAATTACAACAAAAATGACACATATTAACAGTTTAGGGGATTTAAGTACAAATAAAACCTCAAATTAGttcattacttttattttatttttttttttttttttttgtgcgtATATctacttaaaaattaatgataatttttagaatattttgtttttcatattattaccataaaaattaaagtggGATATTATaccatttatacatacatatatatatatatatatatatatatatacattaagttcaaaaaaataaaaaaagatacgaAGATATGTagtaaattttatgaaacaATTAactatttcaaaaaaaaatgttaatttttatatgaaatacaacaacatatataaaatgcaatcgtgtatatatatgtatatacatatacatacacatgcatgtaaacaaaatatatgagggagataataaaacattatatatatataatgcacaCTGAATGGAAGAAATATGtaacttaaaatatttctaatatatgtacttatatgtgtatatatgcataagtatcatttttttaagcATACTTATTATATTGAATTCAAAAAATCTGCGATGTTGAAATTACAAATACAATAacgaaaaaagtaaaatgcatgtttaaatatatatataagggaTATGAAAGAAACAATtggtaaataataaaacctactgataaaaaatgttagagcatatttttcataattgtttttgaaatatatatgctttcgcaataattaaaacaaaaatacaaatatacatatgtatataataatttggatcaaatttatatcattttaaaatatgttcacaaaaactttatttaaaaagcaTAGGAAGATGGTattctaaaatattaaaatcaaaaaaaaaaaaaaataaaataatctttttcacttttttttcaaattgtattttaaatttaaaaaatttgtaggtataaatgtttttttcctACTATCGCTTCTTCATCTTTAATATGAAGTTATTATACTGCTCCTAAGAAGAGTAAGATGtgcaagtatatatatatatatatgtacatgttacAAGGGCTTGCACACACACTAATACTATGCATTTcgtaaaaattatgtacaatTCATGTAAAAATACAACGCATAAttcattacattttatataaactataaaaaaatacctcTAATGTCTTCAGTTTCATGCAACTCTCTGGAATATCttgataatttaatttttgttctaaaaaatagaagaaaaaccGTATAtccataaaaaattttcataaaaataatggagAATGAttgtatgttatatatatatacatatagtatttatagatatataaatgaataagacaaaataattttaagcTTAGAAAAATTAGTATTACGATATTGATTCTTTTGCTTGTagtaatcattttttattttcttggTTAAAATATGACATTCATGCtcataatatttgtattctACTTCGTATTCAATCtgttaaaaagaaaaaaggaaatgtaaacaacaaataataaacttTAATACAATTAAACGAATTAGctataatatttgtattaaaaaaagcaatTACTTGAAAGCGCGCATGGCTATTTCTAggataattataattaaatgatctttttgtaaaaaatcgAATATTGTTTAGAGATGTGTAATTTAACGTATCAAAGTAACCTGTTTTTTGAAGGGAATATACAGCCTATTAAAAAtggagaaaaatatatttttttaatattataattatgtgGTACAATCAACTTGCATGgctcatatttttttttctttttttttgtcggTAGAAATTATACAGCAAAgggatatatatgtatataaacacaagcatgtatatatatacacatatacatatacacacatatataaatgtattcatatatatgtacgtgtacatgacttaaaattttttcgcTTTATGGTCCTAGGAAAACtgctaaatataaatgtgcgcaaattcacaaaataaatatacataaatatatatatgtacatatacataaatatatatatgtacatatacatgaatatatatatatatacgaacatatatatacactactatatataaagaatatgatagaataaaaaatagagatGCATATTATTACCTTAGGCTGCTCAAAATGACttgataaaaagaaaataataaacattattaaaaatatggaaaCTTGAACGAAGGAATAATTTCGTtgactattattattagaattGTTGTTAGTGTTTGCATAAGTTCTATTAGTATTGACATTAGCTCTAAATTGTCTATTATTACATGTAGCAAAATTTATTCCAAAAAAACTACGGAAAAGATCTTCAGGAGTAAACGTTTCgtcattataataataatgagttGTTCTAAAAGTTTGATGATGGTGATCTGTCTCagaattattatcatattcatatcttttttctttatttattaaatgttgGAAAGCTTTAGAAACTTTCTTAAAAGCTTCTTCTgctcctttttctttatttttatctggGTGATATAACTTAGCTAATTTTTTGTAAGCGCTCTTAATAGTTTCatcattactattttttgGTATACCCAGAATTTCGTAGTAATTATTTGTtctcaaaattttttctaaacattcatcttttgttttatgaCGTTCATGTAAATTACCTTGATTATTTCTAAAAgttgaattattattattattatgtacttcattttcttttcctaTATGTTCTGTTTTGTTCAATTCCTcttcacatatttttaatttttcacttATATCAATATCAGGGAACATTCTTTTGCATTttagtaataaattttttgcatGACTATAGTTCCCAactttcatatattttaaggctaaattaaaacattcatAAGCTTCTTCCTTATTCCCTATCATTTTGcgaattttttatatatcttttgtTTGACtatatagtattttttatactttttatactttttacacttttttcctcttttacCTCTTCcaccttttttccttttttttttttttttcccttgcgttatatataaatcattaACTTTTTTCAGTTACAGTCCTACTTTATTCTGTATTCTTGTAATTTTGCAATTCTAGCTTTTGCAAATGCCTACTTAAAAACATaactgcatatatatatattattaattttgttattccATTAATCAAAATTTGGGGAAATCGTACGTGGAAATATATGACATGGTATCAGTATGGTTATTattgtgtacatgtatatgtgtatatatatatatatatttacatgaacGTATCAAATTATTCTGACATAACTAGCAATTGaaaacacataaaaaaaaaaagtctcCTTGTCCTTTTTCGTTCATTCGTTTCTTGTGTCCTCAATTTTGTGAAAATGTTTTCTTCCCTTTCTTGAATTATGTTGGCTACGTCTTTTTTTcagcacacatatatatatgtaaatatatatatacgtacatatatatgtatattcacATTTGTACATTTGTTACAGTCTTCTTATACCTCATACCCTCAGTTTCATACGCATTATGTATTTTGTTactctattattttatacatatacgtataaatatatatatatatatatatttatttatgtgtcATACGTGTCGAAAAAGAGTATTATGTCATCCTCTCTCCCACATGACGaaatgtaagaaaaaaacagaTTAATGTAGCTCACGAGCTGGATTTGATATTCTAATTATAGTTATAGCTTTCATTTAGAGACACAATTATCTTGGCCTCTTCAGTaacacaaatatacatatatatacattatatatgtataagtaatATTCCATAAGCCACtgaaggaaaaattaatttaaacagT is a window from the Plasmodium brasilianum strain Bolivian I chromosome 9, whole genome shotgun sequence genome containing:
- a CDS encoding armadillo-interacting protein AIP, coding for MDKLTDSLTNENMNEVFISYNDMIQDNASETCVESYQDLNEFLENSDESNFQYSNESENSSIYNTYSTDEKHIPIYSYVSNNFITKKERKYKKCYTASFINNMNSVENFPFKSYGNMITGTDKTKKIDNFQWKPLGKNVPEISLLNMSYKKAWDIGKEGCNGLLIKNIFESYKKKKLHYIVLDGTNIENFLTVYSHTYQETIKGVNPSVLKQFSFYDIEDAYFIYDIKSIHIFRKMKHKEKEKTVILKGLNDNFFNAILVCMNEIIHYLNFVNFKRMMNKSNTKKKKNEELDETTYFVKSARNENNVYNNNIKDVISYNKKKKKINDTYINGESNNKNCENNIVNLGNKNINCNKENKNDFPTILSSNNIEEFGYEYIKDIIKNEEKKLYETDKMYINSNDEYSSHTSDSMSQ
- a CDS encoding hypothetical protein (conserved Plasmodium protein) encodes the protein MEYNGNLVDIEGNDLIINQITNDRTIINCKLFLFKLKTKSDKLRYYEIKNSIASKDFIKAYIADDSNALLLSDDLFYLYDSENNKKNCLINLNDCEPRDFIYYKKNLIFIQKDKFSLFQAKADGKCNILLNLIDAPLKVNFCSCNKDMLYLCTSARIYFLKLIYSKDKILKVKNTQMSLPFKFKQEEYAYHSFENKFYKIKNEYKEVIHVCSYSDKEGVKRSGKKKKDTDVVNNNYNEVVVKGSNDSNLEDEVTEGKKKCDSEEILKYENVNCVDNLPCDENNLLQNNDSIFSNEKIVRDENSKFEEEHTCSDVVTTHNGKNNNIENEEEEKIEEDISTNKEEDIIKLYLLIYSENGRILIYFVDYLNLADFKFGFVGFSNNPIAFMHLPFKAIYIYNISELYEKRVIKQKKIIQKKKKLSSNYCKYMEHIINKEIYINSNLFIDTVLMNEGTVSIYTIQIHNNLLLECENNMEPTVINVVNCSNKVVAVKKAINNENKNDEIKKIINESKYSCYSDSDSYIDSDITWTNSDKSDDDDDNDNSLYNVNIDSHVGEDNLNNYEHSGKMEKTKNIGSSSSISNALSQNKQSLLSEIDHYDNIKKEQDNFTHNIADKDNSNDNINNVGNNNDSNNIENNNNENNNIESNNNENVNNESNNNENINNVGNNNYSNHNENVNNESNNNENVNNENNNNENVNNESNNNENVNNESNNNENVNNENNNNENVNNESNNNENVNNESNNNENVNNESNNNENVNNESNNNENINNVGNNNYSNHNENVNNESNNNENVNNNESNNNENINNVGNNNYSNNNENVNNVGNNNYSNNNENVNNVGNNNYSNNNENVNNVGNNNYSNNNENVNNVGNNNYSNNNENVNNESNNNENNNNNEDNNNDSNDYGSNIDDKIIEEKEEIDQDKRKGKCNGNIYTIEQLKMGQKNEETLENNIECEIKENASKNQSLLYLTHHKNSSNDSCISTPSSVNSIKLKTSTFEVNQQSAKQISENGDEEAEKVVENELEKEKEVYEIYDKEGAHMEKHPKVNEDQEKNENLEVNVDPEMNEPQHDSIRQNDMTEGNKVKDGGDIQTCNENVELKGEKEMNQTNFVAVDTEKGVGDQNEFNENNEEEFDKNVEQKKKKKRKKGKDKKIESIEKEDVEEETTEEKKKKKKKKKARIEDNILVDKKEQSDKHDGINNDDSEKHLNNKLHNNDLINSNNNLLVLSSMIKLYLSLRKYGALFSLLCVSGKKQIKSTVKNIGKKYSIKLLEYLLNTLMRNTYALVPFYKWIKCICKVYKDSLKGRKHRSLVTKITNVADKYVRNEHIINLVVDKISCTVDSIMKNKILENTEILNYRDGTIMK